From Pagrus major chromosome 6, Pma_NU_1.0, one genomic window encodes:
- the apof gene encoding uncharacterized protein apof, whose product MMSSKLKWLIVIQLLLNEQALCRVPPSLAPRNTVLPGNDFHGEVEETAIQDHQSLLGSQLQPGLPAVEKPGPVSVVAQKEERIQSAKRVISNLRAKLQEQIQDRLHIQGNVSCEELLSASTVDDPSSSMFPQELLGLSLVPVLLVAGCPQEAQTLVLKLYDLLGMEDTEELLMEVEGLIERRMSKSASTLAPASAASPSVRDEAGRHIEAVMFNIQQLAMMGEGMSKQEGHCEGWTRVNATTLVGRAVDGVTGDLEEAVNTCERLGVQCAGVTSSGLLKPGKYQAVFRKGSRILPSESTEYECWIRQCSAEEDVSIPTATGRRMKRSPQRSCINKSEERVYNVVEWIPGVSTLYNLGTAVYYASVNCSETAKERAILSAVDLSTDALMVATGGTAGVAGYALGAGVKTGVKAGVRYLLNSMKEEDDVLVNQFSWEEGVITVQ is encoded by the coding sequence ATGATGTCCTCCAAGCTGAAGTGGCTGATTGTGATCCAGCTCCTGCTGAATGAACAGGCTCTGTGCAGGGTTCCACCTTCTCTGGCTCCGAGAAATACTGTGCTTCCAGGAAATGACTTCCATGGAGAAGTAGAGGAGACAGCCATACAGGATCATCAATCTCTCCTGGGATCCCAACTGCAGCCTGGTCTCCCCGCTGTGGAAAAACCTGGTCCTGTATCGGTGGTTGCgcaaaaagaggagagaatCCAATCTGCCAAACGTGTAATATCAAACCTCAGAGCAAAGCTTCAGGAGCAGATTCAAGATCGTCTCCACATCCAGGGTAACGTCAGCTGTGAAGAGCTGCTGTCTGCCAGCACTGTGGATGACCCATCATCCTCCATGTTCCCCCAGGAGCTGCTGGGTCTCTCTTTGGtgcctgtgttgttggtagcaGGCTGCCCACAGGAGGCGCAGACTCTGGTGCTCAAGCTGTATGACCTGCTGGGAATGGAAGATACGGAGGAGCTCctgatggaggtggagggtcTGATAGAGAGGAGGATGAGCAAGTCTGCATCTACGCTTGCACCTGCATCAGCAGCATCGCCTTCAGTGCGGGATGAAGCAGGGCGCCACATAGAGGCTGTGATGTTTAACATCCAGCAGCTGGCCATGATGGGAGAAGGTATGTCAAAGCAGGAAGGGCACTGTGAGGGTTGGACCAGGGTGAATGCAACCACACTGGTAGGAAGAGCTGTGGACGGAGTCACAGGTGATCTAGAGGAGGCTGTGAACACCTGCGAGAGACTGGGAGTCCAGTGTGCTGGTGTGACCAGCAGTGGACTACTCAAACCTGGGAAGTATCAGGCAGTTTTTAGGAAAGGTAGTCGCATCCTGCCATCTGAGTCCACAGAGTATGAATGCTGGATCCGTCAGTGCAGTGCAGAGGAGGATGTTTCGATCCCTACTGCTACAGGTCGCAGGATGAAGCGAAGCCCCCAGAGGAGCTGTATCAACAAAAGTGAGGAGCGTGTGTACAACGTGGTGGAGTGGATCCCTGGGGTCAGCACCCTCTACAACCTCGGCACAGCTGTGTATTACGCCTCAGTCAACTGCTCTGAAACAGCCAAGGAGAGAGCCATCCTCAGCGCTGTTGACCTCAGCACGGATGCTCTAATGGTCGCCACGGGAGGGACTGCAGGGGTTGCAGGCTACGCTTTGGGTGCAGGGGTGAAGACCGGTGTGAAAGCTGGCGTCAGGTATCTGCTCAACTCCATGAAGGAGGAAGACGACGTGCTGGTGAACCAGTTTAGCTGGGAGGAGGGTGTCATCACCGTCCAGTAG
- the LOC140997532 gene encoding G-protein coupled receptor 84-like has protein sequence MMMNHTNQTEDDLLSCYSPSVFGYRYFAVLCGCAVTIIGTVGNMMTILAFVIDPHLRTRFNVLIVNLALADLLYCTILQPILVDSYLHLRWRTGQLCCRIVGLLVFLSNSVSIITLCLIAGSRYLMVAKRAVFDHVFSDLGLSLLIISAWALGLSSLAPLWPGYMFVPKVCLCSIDRKMYHPYPTILLFFCFFVGLGCVGIFYLLIYRHVRIASQALLRYRFSRRSSRKKPASSAQDTNDSGVEGNMANTCSCEMSSQAELAPTIDEINCEKSSQSTHSSAAAESATKSPPDIITTPPSPTPAPTNAASSSHCSASGDDNEMKHVTRMCLTVFLGFVVCFVPFLLINIADKHDRAPRVLYMICRNLTWLNSCINPVLYAVMNRQFRQAYHVLLTRAAAPFTCLWTWWSSL, from the coding sequence ATGATGATGAACCACACCAACCAAACAGAGGACGACCTCCTCTCCTGCTACAGTCCTTCAGTCTTCGGCTACCGTTACTTTGCTGTGCTGTGCGGATGTGCTGTGACCATCATAGGTACAGTGGGGAACATGATGACCATTCTGGCCTTCGTCATAGATCCTCATCTGAGGACACGCTTCAATGTGCTCATCGTCAACCTGGCTCTAGCTGATCTCCTGTACTGCACCATACTGCAGCCCATCTTAGTTGACTCCTATCTACACCTCAGATGGCGCACTGGTCAGCTGTGCTGCAGAATCGTCGGCCTGCTCGTCTTCCTTTCCAACTCTGTCTCCATTATCACCCTCTGCCTGATAGCAGGCAGCAGATATCTCATGGTCGCAAAGAGGGCTGTGTTTGACCATGTCTTCTCTGACCTTGGTCTTTCATTACTCATCATCTCAGCATGGGCACTAGGCCTGTCCAGCCTTGCCCCCCTATGGCCTGGTTACATGTTTGTGCCAAAGGTGTGCTTATGTAGTATCGACCGGAAGATGTACCATCCCTACCCCACCATCCtgctctttttctgcttttttgtcGGTCTGGGATGTGTTGGCATATTCTACCTCCTCATCTACAGACATGTCCGGATTGCATCACAAGCTCTACTCCGCTATAGGTTCAGCCGCCGATCCTCCAGGAAGAAACCAGCTTCTTCAGCACAAGACACCAATGACAGTGGAGTGGAGGGCAACATGGCCAACACATGTAGCTGTGAGATGAGCAGCCAGGCAGAACTAGCCCCAACTATAGATGAGATCAATTGTGAAAAGTCCTCTCAGTCTACTCACAGCTCTGCCGCAGCCGAATCAGCAACCAAGTCTCCCCCTGATATCATCACAACACCACCTTCACCCACACCTGCtcccacaaatgcagcctccTCGTCCCACTGCTCAGCCTCAGGAGATGATAACGAGATGAAGCATGTGACACGCATGTGTTTAACTGTTTTCCTGGGTTTTGTGGTCTGCTTTGTCCCCTTCCTGTTAATCAACATAGCCGACAAACATGACCGTGCCCCACGGGTTCTGTACATGATCTGTAGAAACCTCACCTGGCTCAACAGCTGTATCAACCCTGTGCTCTATGCTGTCATGAACAGACAGTTTCGACAGGCCTACCATGTGCTGCTCACCAGGGCTGCTGCACCGTTTACCTGCCTGTGGACATGGTGGTCATCTCTTTGA
- the stat2 gene encoding signal transducer and activator of transcription 2, producing the protein MAQWDRLRQLSDVYRQELHELYDRDALPMDVRHYLSVWMEKQEWLRAAQDPDKAMVLFQELLANLDIQHSRFVQEESFLLQHNIRRYKQNFQKYQDDPCTLARTILWFLEKEKEVLQRADLAEQVQCLNVAQEAMEISSQQDLERKMAGLRNDLQCMEHTMSCLEEQQDEFDFKFQTYKMEAVVDEAVKKEQMKFFQLLINRLDECRKSTLSDLHKLLDKTEDLINLLVKKELMEWQRRQQKACIGAPDNVCLDQLETWFTCVAVCLFQVREFLSKLEELVGKVSYANDPVKAQRPALQRRADTLLKDLLKSSFVVETQPSMPQGKGPLVLRTNVQFSVKTRLLVKFPELNHSMKVNVSMDREAPQIKGYRRFNVLGNNTKALNMAESQSGGMVADFRHLSLKEQKCGGGGKGASDISLSVTEELHIIYFNTVFEQKGLSVELQACSLPVVIISNSSQQQSAWASVLWVNMISQDTKDVLFFANSPAAAWPQFGEMLSWQFLSATKRGLNDAQLEMIAHRLFGKKQSYDNCKVAWSKFSKENPPDTFYVWFDGILEIVKTYLADLWRDGHIMGFVSKGKEKSLLKKKQRGTFLLRFSESVIGGITFSWVETTITGEPDVKTVQPFTKTDLSQIPFVEIIRNFQILEAENIPENPLLYLYPNTPKEEAFGSYYSERTGDDSPYIKYIKTKLVFVSKENTLEARSPMSCDMAQGEGLEPMNGLYGEAAEQNGTHPLNSPLEMYHPDPMLSGSPTTPEEDLLMYLNNPNLFDDSDILQNDSGLPELSLQGLNCLHPQACGGIFQ; encoded by the exons ATGGCTCAGTGGGACAGACTGAGGCAGCTGTCTGATGTGTACAGGCAGGAGTTACATGAGCTCTATGACAGGGATGCTTTGCCTATGGATGTCCGGCACTACCTGTCAGTTTGGATGGAGAAGCAGGAGTG GCTACGAGCAGCACAGGACCCTGACAAGGCTATGGTGCTGTTCCAGGAACTGCTGGCAAATCTGGATATCCAACACAGCCGCTTCGTCCAGGAGGAGTCATTCTTACTGCAGCACAACATCAGACGCTATAAACAGAACTTTCAG AAGTACCAGGATGACCCGTGTACCTTGGCAAGGACAATCCTCTGGTTtttagaaaaagagaaagaagtccTGCAGAGGGCTGATCTGGCTGAGCAG GTCCAGTGTTTGAATGTAGCGCAGGAGGCCATGGAGATAAGCAGCCAGCAGGACCTTGAACGTAAAATGGCTGGGCTCAGGAATGACTTGCAG TGCATGGAACACACAATGTCATGTCTGGAGGAGCAGCAAGATGAGTTTGATTTTAAATTCCAAACCTACAAAATGGAAG CTGTGGTAGACGAGGCCGTGAAGAAAGAACAAATGAAATTTTTTCAGTTACTAATCAACAGACTGGATGAATGTAGAAAG AGCACACTGTCAGACCTCCATAAGCTGCTGGACAAGACTGAGGACCTGATCAACTTGCTGGTGAAGAAGGAGCTGATGGAGTggcagaggaggcagcagaaagcCTGCATTGGTGCTCCAGACAATGTATGTCTGGATCAGCTTGAGACCTG GTTCACCTGTGTGGCAGTGTGTCTGTTCCAGGTGCGGGAGTTTCTTAGTAAGCTTGAGGAGCTGGTTGGAAAAGTGTCCTATGCCAACGACCCTGTGAAGGCCCAAAGACCTGCTCTGCAAAGGAGAGCAGATACTCTTTTAAAAGACTTACTCAAGAG ttcCTTTGTGGTTGAGACTCAGCCATCTATGCCTCAAGGGAAAGGACCCCTGGTGCTCCGCACAAACGTCCAGTTCTCTGTCAAGACCAG ACTTCTTGTTAAGTTTCCTGAGCTGAACCACTCCATGAAAGTGAATGTGTCCATGGACAG GGAGGCTCCTCAGATCAAAGG ATATCGGCGTTTTAATGTTCTGGGGAACAACACCAAGGCCTTGAACATGGCAGAGAGCCAGAGTGGAGGCATGGTGGCCGACTTCAGGCATCTG TCTCTGAAGGAGCAGAAGTGTGGAGGTGGCGGCAAAGGAGCCAGTGAT atTTCTCTCAGTGTCACAGAGGAGCTGCACATCATCTACTTCAACACTGTATTTGAGCAGAAAGGCTTGTCTGTTGAGTTACAG GCCTGCTCCCTTCCGGTGGTCATCATCTCCAActccagccagcagcagagtgcCTGGGCTTCTGTCCTCTGGGTCAACATGATCAGTCAAGACACCAAG GACGTCCTGTTCTTTGCCAACAGTCCTGCAGCTGCTTGGCCGCAGTTTGGAGAGATGTTGAGCTGGCAGTTTCTCTCTGCCACTAAACGTGGTCTGAATGATGCTCAGCTGGAGATGATTGCACACAGACTATTTG GAAAGAAGCAGAGCTATGACAACTGCAAAGTAGCTTGGTCAAAATTTAGCAAG GAAAATCCTCCTGACACTTTCTATGTGTGGTTTGATGGCATCCTTGAGATAGTTAAAACATACCTTGCAGACCTCTGGAGGGATGG CCACATCATGGGGTTTGTGAGCAAAGGCAAAGAGAAGTCCCTCCtcaagaaaaaacagagaggcaCGTTCTTGTTGCGCTTCAGTGAAAGTGTCATCGGAGGAATCACCTTCTCTTGGGTGGAAACCACCATAACTG GTGAACCAGACGTTAAGACAGTCCAGCCCTTCACCAAAACTGACCTTTCCCAGATCCCCTTTGTTGAAATCATCAGAAATTTTCAGATCTTAGAGGCTGAAAATATCCCAGAAAACCCTCTTCTGTATCTGTATCCCAACACCCCTAAAGAGGAGGCTTTTGGAAGCTACTACTCTGAGAGGACAGGAG ATGACAGCCCTTACATAAAGTACATCAAAACCAAGCTGGTGTTTGTTTCAAAGGA GAACACACTGGAGGCTAGGTCACCCATGTCCTGTGACATGGCACAGGGTGAAGGCCTGGAGCCAATGAATGGCCTGTATGGAGAGGCAGCTG AACAAAACGGCACTCATCCTCTGAACTCACCTCTGGAAATGTATCACCCTGATCCCATGCTGTCTGGCTCTCCTACAACCCCAGAGGAGGATTTACTGATGTATCTCAATAACCCCAACCTCTTTGATGACTCTGACATCTTGCAAAATGATTCAGGGCTACCTGAATTGAGTCTTCAAGGATTGAATTGCCTGCACCCACAAGCCTGTGGAGGCATTTTCCAGTGA
- the LOC140998637 gene encoding G-protein coupled receptor 84-like, translated as MMMNHTNQTEDDLFSCYSPSVVGYRYFAVLWGCAVTIIGTVGNLMTILAFVIDPHLRTRFNVLIVNLALADLLYCTILQPISVDSYLHLRWRSGQLWCSIFGLLLFLSNSVSIITLCLIAGGRYLLVAKRAVFDRVFSDCGLILLLISAWAIGLASFSPLWPVYVFVPQVCTCSFHRTRGRPYSTILLFFYFFVGLGCVGAFYLLIYRRVRIASKALLRYRFSRRSSRKKPASSTQGTDDSGVESSMANTCSCEMSSQADLTQSKDESTCEKAPNSSAANKTTPDIVRTSPLSTPAPTGAVSSSHSATTGDDGEFKRVTRMCFTVFLCFVFCFVPFLLLNIADKHNRAPRVLHMFSANLTWLNSCINPVLYAVMNRQFRQAYHVLLTRAAAPFTGLWTWW; from the coding sequence ATGATGATGAACCACACCAACCAAACAGAGGATGACCTCTTTTCCTGCTACAGTCCTTCAGTTGTCGGCTACCGCTACTTTGCTGTGCTGTGGGGATGTGCTGTGACCATCATAGGTACAGTGGGCAACCTGATGACCATTCTAGCTTTTGTCATAGATCCTCATCTGAGGACGCGCTTCAATGTGCTCATCGTCAACCTGGCTCTAGCTGATCTCCTGTACTGCACCATACTGCAGCCCATCTCAGTTGACTCCTATCTACACCTCAGATGGCGCAGTGGTCAGCTGTGGTGCAGCATCTTCggcctgctcctcttcctctccaacTCTGTCTCCATTATCACCCTCTGTCTGATAGCAGGGGGCAGATATCTATTGGTTGCAAAGAGAGCTGTGTTTGACCGTGTCTTTTCTGACTGTGGTCTTATTTTACTCCTCATCTCAGCATGGGCAATCGGCCTGGCCAGCTTTAGCCCACTATGGCCTGTTTATGTATTTGTGCCACAGGTATGCACATGCAGCTTCCATCGAACCAGGGGACGCCCCTACAGCACCATCCTgctgtttttctacttttttgtcGGTCTGGGATGTGTTGGCGCATTCTACCTCCTCATCTACAGACGTGTCCGGATTGCATCAAAAGCTCTACTTCGCTATAGGTTCAGCCGCCGATCCTCCAGGAAGAAACCAGCTTCTTCAACACAAGGAACAGATGACAGCGGTGTAGAGAGCAGTATGGCCAACACATGTAGCTGTGAGATGAGCAGCCAGGCAGATCTAACCCAAAGTAAGGATGAGAGCACATGTGAAAAGGCTCCAAATTCATCAGCAGCCAACAAGACTACCCCTGATATCGTCCGTACATCACCTTTATCCACACCTGCTCCCACAGGTGCAGTGTCCTCCTCTCACTCAGCAACTACAGGAGATGATGGCGAATTTAAGCGTGTCACACGCATGTGcttcactgtttttctgtgtttcgtGTTCTGCTTTGTCCCTTTCCTGTTGCTCAACATAGCCGACAAACATAACCGTGCCCCACGGGTTCTGCACATGTTCAGTGCAAACCTCACCTGGCTCAACAGCTGTATCAACCCTGTGCTCTATGCTGTCATGAACAGACAGTTTCGACAGGCCTACCATGTGCTGCTCACCAGGGCTGCTGCACCGTTCACCGGCCTGTGGACCTGGTGGTGA
- the LOC140997715 gene encoding G-protein coupled receptor 84-like: MMMNHTNQTEDDLLSCYSPSVVGYRYFAVLWGCAVTIMGTPGNLMTILAFVIDPHLRTRFNVLIVNLALADLLYCTILQPILVDSYLHLRWRTGLVCCRIIGLFVFLSNSVSIITLCLIAGGRYLMVAKRAVFDRVFSDLGLSLLIISAWALGLASLGPLWPGYMFAPKVCLCSVSGKTYHPYPNILLFFYFFVGLGCVGTFYFLIYRHVLIASQALLRYRFSRRSSRKKPASLAQDTNDSGVEGNMANTCGCEMSSQAELAPTTDEINCEKSSQSTHSSATAKSATKSPPDIVTTSPSPTPAPTNAASSSHCSASGDDKEMKHVTRMCLAVFLGFVFCFAPYLLINIADEHNRAPRVLYMFCRNLTWLNSCINPVLYAVMNRQFRQAYHVLLTRAAAPFTCLWTWWSSL; this comes from the coding sequence ATGATGATGAACCACACCAACCAAACAGAGGACGACCTCCTCTCCTGCTACAGTCCTTCAGTCGTTGGCTACCGTTACTTTGCTGTGCTGTGGGGATGTGCTGTGACCATCATGGGTACACCAGGCAACCTGATGACCATTCTAGCCTTCGTCATAGATCCTCATCTGAGGACACGCTTCAATGTGCTCATCGTCAACCTGGCTCTAGCTGATCTCCTGTACTGCACCATACTGCAGCCCATCTTGGTTGACTCCTACCTACACCTCAGGTGGCGCACTGGTCTGGTGTGCTGCAGAATCATCGGCCTGTTCGTCTTCCTTTCCAACTCTGTCTCCATTATCACCCTCTGCCTGATAGCAGGAGGCAGATATCTCATGGTCGCAAAGAGGGCTGTGTTTGACCGTGTCTTCTCTGACCTTGGTCTTTCTTTACTCATCATCTCAGCATGGGCACTAGGCCTGGCCAGCCTTGGCCCACTATGGCCTGGTTACATGTTTGCGCCAAAGGTGTGCTTATGTAGTGTCAGCGGGAAAACATACCATCCCTACCCCAACATCCTGctctttttctacttttttgtcGGTCTGGGATGTGTTGGCACATTCTACTTCCTCATCTACAGACATGTCCTGATTGCATCACAAGCTCTACTCCGCTATAGGTTCAGCCGCCGATCCTCCAGGAAGAAACCAGCTTCTTTAGCACAAGACACCAATGACAGTGGAGTGGAGGGCAATATGGCCAACACATGTGGCTGTGAGATGAGCAGCCAGGCAGAACTAGCCCCAACTACAGATGAGATCAATTGTGAAAAGTCCTCTCAGTCTACTCACAGCTCTGCCACAGCCAAATCAGCAACCAAGTCTCCCCCTGATATCGTCACTACATCGCCTTCACCCACACCTGCtcccacaaatgcagcctccTCGTCCCACTGCTCAGCCTCAGGAGATGATAAGGAAATGAAGCATGTGACACGCATGTGTTTAGCTGTTTTCCTGggttttgtgttctgctttgCCCCCTACCTGTTAATCAACATAGCCGACGAACATAACCGTGCCCCACGGGTTCTGTACATGTTCTGTAGAAACCTCACCTGGCTCAACAGCTGCATCAATCCTGTGCTCTATGCTGTCATGAACAGACAGTTTCGACAAGCCTACCACGTGCTGCTCACCAGGGCTGCTGCACCGTTCACCTGCCTGTGGACATGGTGGTCATCTCTTTGA